Genomic segment of Staphylococcus muscae:
CTGTTGTATTGTCTTTTGTCACTTCAACTTTGCTTGCTGTTCCAAGCATATCGATTGATGTTTCTTTCAAGTCTAAACCGAGATCATCTGTAATGACTTGTGCACCTGTTAAGATAGCTAAGTCTTCTAACATTGCTTTACGACGATCACCAAATCCTGGTGCCTTCACTGCAACTGCTGTGAATGTACCACGCATGCGGTTCAACACGATGTTCGTCAATGCATCGCCTTCAACTTCATCTGCAACAATTAAAATTGGACGACTTGATTGAACGATTTGTTCCAATAACGGTAAGATATCTTGGAATGATGAGATTTTTTTGTCTGTGATTAAAATATACGGATTCTCTAATTCTGCAGTCATTTTGTCAGAATCTGTCACCATATACGGTGATTGATAACCACGATCAAATTGCATCCCTTCAACGACATCAAGTTCTGTGTTGAAACCATTTGATTCTTCGATAGAGATAACCCCATCGTTGCCAACTTTTTCCATCGCTTCAGAAATGTAACGTCCAACTTCTTCATTCGCTGCAGAAATAGCACCTACTTGCGCAATTTCTTCTTTATTTTCAACTTTTTGAGATATGTCATGTAATGCTTCAACTGCTATGCCAACAGCTTTATCAATCCCTTGACGAATTCCGACAGGGTTTGCACCACTTGTGACGTTTTTCAGACCTTCTTGAATCATTGCTTGTGCAAGTACAGTTGCTGTTGTTGTTCCGTCACCAGCAATCTCGTTCGTTTTATTTGCGACTTCTTGGACGAGTTTTGCCCCCATGTTTTCATATGGATCTTCTAACTCGATTTCTTTTGCTATTGTGACACCATCATTTGTAATCAATGGTGCACCAAACTCTTTATCTAAAACGACGTTACGTCCTTTTGGTCCGATTGTAACTTTTACAGCATTTGCTAATTGATCAACGCCACGTAACATCGCTTGGCGTGCATCTTCTGAAAATTTAAGTTCTTTCGCCATTCATATTCACTCCAATATATTGTAAGTTTTACACTATGATTTATGCTTCAATGATTGCCAATACTTCTTCAACATCTAATACAAGGTATTTCTTGTCATTGCGTTTTACTTCTGTTCCTGCATACTGTTGAAAAACGACGCGATCCCCTACTTGTACTTCAGGTGCAACACGTTGTCCGTTGTCTAATAAACGACCTGGCCCAACTGCAACTACTTCACCTTCATTTGAATTTTCTTTTGCTGAATCAGTTAAGACAATGCCACTTTTCGTTGTTTTCTCTTGTTCTTTCTTCTCTATTACAATACGGCTTCCTAATGGTTTTAACATGGATATATGCCTCCTTATTGTTACCTTCTACTTAGCACTTATCAACATCAAGTGCTAACACATGTTTTATATTAATCAAATTTGGTCAAAATATCAAGTAGAACGCTTTTAATGTTTGTTGTATGTATGAGAATGCTTTAAAATGGTTGTGGAGTGAAAGGAGGTCTCACATATGAATCGTATCATCGTATCGATTTTAACAGTTGTTATATACATAACTGCGCAACTATCACCTAGAGTTGCTCTCATGGCCGGTTGGATTGATAAACAGTCAGCAACTGAACAACTTCAACAAGTCACATATATTCAAGTGATTGTCTTTATTGTCGCTGCTCTTTTGATCCTATTCATGCAGCCATTCATTAAAAATCCCTTCGCTTTTGAATTACAACGCAAAGAAGAAAAACGCTATATTGTCGTCTGGATTTTAGTGGGGCTCGTCATCGTATTTATTGCACAGATTATCACCAATTTAATCAGCGCACAACTTTTAGGTGTTAACCCAGCAAGTGAAAATACGATGCGCA
This window contains:
- the groL gene encoding chaperonin GroEL (60 kDa chaperone family; promotes refolding of misfolded polypeptides especially under stressful conditions; forms two stacked rings of heptamers to form a barrel-shaped 14mer; ends can be capped by GroES; misfolded proteins enter the barrel where they are refolded when GroES binds), with the protein product MAKELKFSEDARQAMLRGVDQLANAVKVTIGPKGRNVVLDKEFGAPLITNDGVTIAKEIELEDPYENMGAKLVQEVANKTNEIAGDGTTTATVLAQAMIQEGLKNVTSGANPVGIRQGIDKAVGIAVEALHDISQKVENKEEIAQVGAISAANEEVGRYISEAMEKVGNDGVISIEESNGFNTELDVVEGMQFDRGYQSPYMVTDSDKMTAELENPYILITDKKISSFQDILPLLEQIVQSSRPILIVADEVEGDALTNIVLNRMRGTFTAVAVKAPGFGDRRKAMLEDLAILTGAQVITDDLGLDLKETSIDMLGTASKVEVTKDNTTVVDGNGDPTNIDARINQLKAQIDETDSDFDREKLQERLAKLAGGVAVIKVGAATETELKERKLRIEDALNSTRAAVEEGIVAGGGTALMNIYKNIEAIEAEGDVATGVNIVLKALQAPVRQIAENAGLEGSVIVEQMKNAEPGVGYNAATDEWVNMLDAGIVDPTKVTRSALQHAASVAAMFLTTEAVVANIPEDKGNDMPAMGGMPGMM
- the groES gene encoding co-chaperone GroES, producing MLKPLGSRIVIEKKEQEKTTKSGIVLTDSAKENSNEGEVVAVGPGRLLDNGQRVAPEVQVGDRVVFQQYAGTEVKRNDKKYLVLDVEEVLAIIEA